A genomic stretch from Megachile rotundata isolate GNS110a chromosome 1, iyMegRotu1, whole genome shotgun sequence includes:
- the LOC100880920 gene encoding uncharacterized protein LOC100880920 isoform X2 produces the protein MPKRNKSKDKVCCFCGLSDNNELKFGKFYEHGDIITHYYCLLLSSNMEQRGNDNEGILGFLVADIQKELRRGKRLMCTYCKKSGATLGCCNTKCKRIFHYPCGLSAGALNQFFGEFRSFCVNHRPKQKIDAAMKIELTRLSEITCYICYDQVNLDDITDTIWAPCCKKNAWFHRKCVQQLAMSAGYFFKCPLCNDKKSFQKAMLEFGIFIPSQDASWELVPNAFEELLYRYDQCDAPICLCPKGRKHTSFNAKWELVLCRTCGSQGIHTACGQLKWANPTWECSECTSILDKAKKSVSFNGAERILQNTSDSEDSDSDISVGKESPVPFASNTPVSDSKPYVSIIKQRIGPQTFKLKQLEAIQKIQNSQLGCSSKQLIDKKVDSVLELRNTDECSSQFASSNKNSTIEAKVNEIKNINPLDKHSKSESLALVDNATKLKSDDDITETTSCVVSNRASTIPCVKETGKNGLYQSKETSPLQKISSVVVNKLLQTNDIKQSNAGNSLSNNINNTKINNSIKFDDLNDTIESNQKVLDANIDCISNIKITNVVSLAPEEFEKVPSVNQGQKVSNIESQNEELDTNLKRKIDKTTLNSTCLVINKSKKLKVNGSTCEQTQTPSCMYLDGKNTCKNNNNNNNTSINNVTIYTSDNNLQMINENEKCTSANATNLQSLQSHIPVQKLYGKSENLFPKCTLKNTSNNQTNTLFEYESKSNGYVTYAKDELNKYVKIDDGTRNCDGDAGRSPAAKSRNGSFRSETKTNCTEGFINSSGSRSGAESFITEQWKSRKNIQSTTIATSNVNSKKSNATSSIVSSSEQFKNSGTDYTRLIPEFVRLRDLKFRVYNSNNLQMILYNKFSVNINIENTNALEKNTTTETSEQTDAQQKLSETQNETLLSFKSENILHNVSPTCNKDKTKCLHNEQSKTYHDDIKENMDPVIAVPCKSIITDNLLTNANLTTHNLTVSTNSNNLNEEKNTIPCTRIGSKIIEENNKETSQENNNIINNIGNILDAFTNPTNRYSKSINNVTQSIQNLNSSCVTSTITGKNNLYNSTKHVQHALLPENHTNCISENKVKSITAIQFKL, from the exons ATGCCAAAGCGAAATAAATCTAAAGATAAAGTGTGTTGCTTTTGTGGATTGTCAGATAATAAcgaattaaaatttggaaagttttatGAACATGGTGATATTATCACACATTATTATTGCTTG CTTTTATCATCAAATATGGAACAAAGAGGAAATGATAACGAAGGTATTTTAGGGTTTCTTGTAGCAGATATACAGAAAGAGCTCCGTAGAGGAAAAAGATTG ATGTGTACATACTGTAAAAAATCTGGTGCTACTTTAGGATGTTGTAATACAAAATGTAAACGTATATTTCATTATCCCTGTGGACTGAGTGCTGGGGCGTTAAATCAATTTTTTGGCGAATTCAG ATCGTTTTGTGTGAACCATAGACCAAAACAGAAAATAGATGCTGCAATGAAAATAGAATTAACAAGACTTAGTGAAATAACATGTTATATTTGTTATGACCAAGTGAATCTTGATGATATAACTGACACAATATGGGCTCCATGTTGTAAAAAGAATGCATGGTTTCATAGAAAATGTGTTCAG CAACTTGCTATGAGCGCtggatatttttttaaatgtccTTTATGCAACGATAAGAAATCATTTCAAAAAGCGATGCtagaatttggtatttttattCCTAGTCA AGATGCATCTTGGGAACTTGTGCCAAATGCATTTGAAGAACTTTTATATAGATATGATCAGTGTGATGCTCCAATATGTCTTTGTCCTAAAGGTAGAAAACATACAAGCTTTAATGC AAAGTGGGAATTAGTACTTTGTCGAACTTGTGGTTCACAAGGAATTCACACGGCTTGTGGACAACTTAAATGGGCAAATCCTACTTGGGAATGTTCAGAATGTACTTCCATATtag ATAAAGCCAAAAAAAGTGTTAGTTTTAATGGAGCAGAAAGAATACTAca AAATACTTCTGACTCGGAAGATAGTGACAGTGACATTTCTGTCGGTAAAGAGTCACCTGTGCCATTTGCATCAAATACACCAGTTTCTGATTCTAAACCATATGTGTCAATTATTAAGCAACGTATCGGTCCacaaacatttaaattaaaacaacttgaagcaattcaaaaaattcaaaa TTCACAGTTGGGATGTAGTAGTAAACAGCTGATTGATAAAAAAGTTGATTCagttttggaacttaggaatacAGACGAATGCAGTTCACAGTTTGCAAGTAGTAATAAAAATTCTACCATTGAAGCAAaggttaatgaaattaaaaatattaatcctTTAGATAAACATTCCAAGTCTGAATCACTTGCATTAGTTGATAATGCCACTAAACTCAAAAGTGATGATGACATTACAGAG ACTACCAGTTGCGTTGTATCGAACAGGGCATCTACCATTCCTTGTGTCAAAGAAACTGGAAAGAATGGTTTATATCAATCTAAAGAAACCAGTCCATTACAGAAGATTTCTTCAGTGGTAGTGAACAAATTATTACAAACAAATGATATTAAACAAAGCAATGCTGGTAACTCTTTATCAAATAATATAAACAACACTAAAATTAATAACTCAATCAAGTTTGACGATTTGAACGACACAATAGAATCGAACCAAAAAGTTTTAGATGCTAATATTGActgtatttcaaatattaaaattacaaatgtagTTTCTCTAGCAcctgaagaatttgaaaaagtacCATCTGTCAATCAGGGTCAGAAAGTCAGTAATATTGAATCTCAAAATGAAGAGttagatacaaatttaaaacgaaaaattgataaaactaCATTGAATTCAACGTgtttagtaataaataaatcgaaaaaattaaaagtaaatggTAGCACGTGTGAACAAACACAAACACCGTCATGTATGTATTTAGATGGTAAAAAtacttgtaaaaataataataataataataatacttctataaataatgttacaatataTACGTCggataataatttgcaaatgatTAATGAGAATGAGAAATGTACTTCAGCAAATGCAACTAATTTACAAAGTTTACAATCGCACATACCAgtgcaaaaattgtatggtAAAAGTGAAAATCTGTTTCCTAAATGCACATTgaaaaatacatcgaataatcAAACGAATACATTATTTGAATATGAAAGCAAAAGCAAcggatatgtaacatatgcaaaAGACGAACTAAACAAATATGTTAAAATTGATGATGGCACAAGAAAC TGTGACGGGGATGCAGGCAGAAGTCCTGCTGCTAAATCAAGAAATGGAAGCTTCAGATCTGAGACAAAAACTAATTGCACGGAAGGATTTATCAATTCAAGTGGTTCGCGTTCAGGAGCAGAGAGTTTCATTACAGAACAGTGGAAATCAAGAAAGAATATTCAAtc GACAACTATTGCAACATCGAATGTCAATTCCAAGAAATCAAATGCCACATCAAGCATTGTTTCATCCTcagaacaatttaaaaatagtgGAACTGATTACACTCGATTGATACCAGAATTTGTACGTTTACGTGACTTGAAGTTTCGTgtatataattcaaataatctGCAG ATGATTTTATACAATAAGTtttctgtaaatattaatatagaaaatacaaATGCGTTAGAAAAAAATACTACAACTGAGACATCAGAACAGACAGATGCTCAGCAAAAATTGTCTGAGACACAAAATGAAACTTTGCTAagttttaaatctgaaaatattctGCACAATGTTTCACCTACTTGTAATAAAGATAAAACTAAATGCTTACATAATGAACAGTCCAAGACTTACCATGACGATATAAAAGAGAATATGGATCCGGTGATAGCAGTTCCTTGTAAAAGTATAATAACAGATAATTTACTTACCAATGCAAATTTAACTACGCATAATTTGACAGTTTCTACAAATAGTAATAATCTAAATGAAGAGAAAAATACAATCCCGTGCACGCGCATTGGGTCTAAAATAATTGAAGAGAATAATAAAGAAACCAGTCAagaaaataataacataattaaCAATATTGGGAATATTTTGGATGCTTTCACAAATCCTACAAATAGATACTCGAAAAGTATTAACAATGTAACGCAAAGTATTCAAAA